The sequence ATTTGCATATACCtgtaagtataatttattaatttcttgcaTTTAAGTAATATTCGAGCTCATGAAATGACATACTTACAGATTGTGCTGCGCTTTGGTAAGCTCCGGATGTTTGGGTAATAGGTGAAGTGAATGTAGTGACAGATGGTTGATAAGCTTGTGGAGTCGTCTGAAACGAAGACGATCCTTGATATCCACTTGTTTGATAGCCTGTACTACTATTTGATACAGTATTTGTAGCTACAGACTGTGCTTGATACTGAGATGTTGTGGTAGGTACATATCCAGTCGCAGACTGATAtacctatttaaaaaaatgaattttatataatataaatcattttaatattatacaacataATAATTACCTGATTTGTAGTTGTTGGTTGATTATAACCTGAAGTTGCAGACGAAGATGCAGAAGGAGAAGCTTGACTAAAGGTTGATGTATTAGATTGAGGAAATGATGATGAAGAATTATAACTTGCTTGTGAAACAGTTGCTGTTGCAGAATAACTGTTAGCACTCGTGCCAGATGCGGTTTGAAAAGATGATTGAGCAGATTGAGCATTTGTAGAATATGCGTTATAAGTGCTGGGAGTCGCTGTAGGTGCTTGAAATGATGACTTTTGAGATTGATAAGTTGTTGTTGTACCATACGGAGGTGCATTTCCTGGTGAGACTTGTGAAGTGAAATCTTGTTTAGTTATATCTAAATTTTGTCCAGAACTGCTACCACGAGCAGTGAATGTTTGAGCGTTTATCGAATGTTCACTCGATACCGGTAAATTGTCACTATTTGATAACTGTAAGTAAATATAGAATTATTCAATAAATTGTAAGCATTAAAAAATGAcaagtattaatatttatataataaagcaACCATTTGAGAAGTAGTGTTGAAAGGTGTCGTCGATGATGGTTGCGTTGTTTCGATATCCaaagaattatttgtattgGCAGTGTTTACAGCATTTGTAGTAGAAGACACATCTACACCAGCTATTGTATTATTAGCTgaattgtatttttcatttgcaGAACCATCAAGAGAGCTTGAATCACTACCAAATTCCAGTGCACCAAATTGGACATCAAGAAATCCAATGCCACTATTAACAGCATCTCCAGGCATTTCTACAGCACTTGATGGTATTTTTGATGGTGGTGGCACCCTTGGACGTTGTTTTGTCTGCCTCTGAGGCtgatatatttaagaaatacaACTATATTCtagtttatatattacattataaaataattcatagacatatatattatttagctACCTGGCTGGATATCGATGAGGAGAATGTACTTTGTCCTGCAGATTTCAAGTTTTCACTTGTTTGTTGGGTAAGTTGTGTTAAATATTGTGTTTGGGCAGCTGTTAATACACCACCGCTTATAGCGTTTGGCTGCTGTGATAGTTGCATTGTAGGTAAGCTCAATACAGGTTGTTGTTGTTGAGTTTGTTGAATTAAAGTTTGTTGTTGGATTGGTTGTATTTCTGATAATTTTGGTAATTCCTTATAtgcataaataaaaagatactttttattacatgtaattactaatattgatttaaaaagCAATGTTACATACTTCCTGTTgtaataatgataaatttacAGTCTGGTTAGATTGCACTGGTTGCAGATCTTGAGTTTTTGCTTCTTCTGTAGAAGGTGTAGGTTCTGCTGCAGAAGTGCTCGGTGTAAAAACTTTTGTATCCGCCAACGAACCTGTATACTCTTCATTCTCCCAGTCTTCTGCAGAATCCAAATTATTCCATGCATCTACTCACATATTTTTGTTGTGTGAGATAATAAGGTTACATAACTTAAAATgtgaataattgaaatatttaaacagaCTTACCCATCTTTGGCTCCTGAGCAGCTTGTTGTTGTTCTTCATTACCTGTCCATGTATCAATTGATCGATTAAAACTATGAGCAGATGAAGTAGATGATGGGTCATTACGGTTAGCAAATGTTCGTGGACCAAGCCCTCTCCCTCCACCTCGTCCTCCTCGACCTGGTCTTCCTGGACCACCTCTTCCTCTTCTGTTACCACTGTAACTTCCATCACGAATACCATCTTCCATGTTCCTTTCGTTCTCTTTATTTTCTCGACCGCGCCCTAAGTAAAGATTTATTTAGACACGTGGCATCAATAATGTATatcaatatgtataatatttatcttaacGTACATCCACGATTATCATGGTTAGCACGACCTCGCATACGTGGAGGACCACCTCCTCGTTGATTGCGCCTTTCATCCCAATCACCACCTTCATCTTGACCACCAGAGGTATCCA comes from Bombus terrestris chromosome 7, iyBomTerr1.2, whole genome shotgun sequence and encodes:
- the LOC100649929 gene encoding protein lingerer isoform X3, which encodes MSSSNKSVSSGGRGTNKNKSSQQHGKSDHHQTKSSDSIKHEKTQMRHAQIIDTRMGSGEDPVLKERIKQVMDMTRRSEDEVVMALHDSDGDLDRAVNDLLEGVKTEWEVKKKKPRQPSGSKQNMDTSGGQDEGGDWDERRNQRGGGPPRMRGRANHDNRGWRGRENKENERNMEDGIRDGSYSGNRRGRGGPGRPGRGGRGGGRGLGPRTFANRNDPSSTSSAHSFNRSIDTWTGNEEQQQAAQEPKMDAWNNLDSAEDWENEEYTGSLADTKVFTPSTSAAEPTPSTEEAKTQDLQPVQSNQTVNLSLLQQEELPKLSEIQPIQQQTLIQQTQQQQPVLSLPTMQLSQQPNAISGGVLTAAQTQYLTQLTQQTSENLKSAGQSTFSSSISSQPQRQTKQRPRVPPPSKIPSSAVEMPGDAVNSGIGFLDVQFGALEFGSDSSSLDGSANEKYNSANNTIAGVDVSSTTNAVNTANTNNSLDIETTQPSSTTPFNTTSQMLSNSDNLPVSSEHSINAQTFTARGSSSGQNLDITKQDFTSQVSPGNAPPYGTTTTYQSQKSSFQAPTATPSTYNAYSTNAQSAQSSFQTASGTSANSYSATATVSQASYNSSSSFPQSNTSTFSQASPSASSSATSGYNQPTTTNQVYQSATGYVPTTTSQYQAQSVATNTVSNSSTGYQTSGYQGSSSFQTTPQAYQPSVTTFTSPITQTSGAYQSAAQSVYANAYGTYASQQQTASHNHKLNSNTTKDSQYDSNTTTSNSSLATTTAPTLGLSSASVNSSQTKVTNSNAVPKSTSSGVVTGSSGTGNMTGGGAAGSMTPMLSHQYIMGQGVPYAFQQPMYSYEELQLMQQRIPHMPTTGYYDAALGYQTTGPATSLGGGRGDALSGVQGVQGVQGVQGAYTSISDARFARNDSNASPVPSTMSQQTATQHQQPMMNPTLPPTYAYFAYGGGIMPGGFQYGTPAIYPQIATAGNAGTNSGAYSAKPGSYGSGYGAGASYDALASAGPSAEYKGAGNSYTTTQTGKTGTSTGNTNTGGSSATDISATMYAKSHVALSKVNSYDKQTFHSATPPPFSLTGSQNAGLPGAYGTPHLFIPTMPHQLHQPLHQDGGSSAGQRSNTSSQNKAQAKPGYSPSYWTGSN
- the LOC100649929 gene encoding protein lingerer isoform X4, producing MSSSNKSVSSGGRGTNKNKSSQQHGKSDHHQTKSSDSIKHEKTQPNTVQMRHAQIIDTRMGSGEDPVLKERIKQVMDMTRRSEDEVVMALHDSDGDLDRAVNDLLEGVKTEWEVKKKKPRQPSGSKQNMDTSGGQDEGGDWDERRNQRGGGPPRMRGRANHDNRGWRGRENKENERNMEDGIRDGSYSGNRRGRGGPGRPGRGGRGGGRGLGPRTFANRNDPSSTSSAHSFNRSIDTWTGNEEQQQAAQEPKMEDWENEEYTGSLADTKVFTPSTSAAEPTPSTEEAKTQDLQPVQSNQTVNLSLLQQEELPKLSEIQPIQQQTLIQQTQQQQPVLSLPTMQLSQQPNAISGGVLTAAQTQYLTQLTQQTSENLKSAGQSTFSSSISSQPQRQTKQRPRVPPPSKIPSSAVEMPGDAVNSGIGFLDVQFGALEFGSDSSSLDGSANEKYNSANNTIAGVDVSSTTNAVNTANTNNSLDIETTQPSSTTPFNTTSQMLSNSDNLPVSSEHSINAQTFTARGSSSGQNLDITKQDFTSQVSPGNAPPYGTTTTYQSQKSSFQAPTATPSTYNAYSTNAQSAQSSFQTASGTSANSYSATATVSQASYNSSSSFPQSNTSTFSQASPSASSSATSGYNQPTTTNQVYQSATGYVPTTTSQYQAQSVATNTVSNSSTGYQTSGYQGSSSFQTTPQAYQPSVTTFTSPITQTSGAYQSAAQSVYANAYGTYASQQQTASHNHKLNSNTTKDSQYDSNTTTSNSSLATTTAPTLGLSSASVNSSQTKVTNSNAVPKSTSSGVVTGSSGTGNMTGGGAAGSMTPMLSHQYIMGQGVPYAFQQPMYSYEELQLMQQRIPHMPTTGYYDAALGYQTTGPATSLGGGRGDALSGVQGVQGVQGVQGAYTSISDARFARNDSNASPVPSTMSQQTATQHQQPMMNPTLPPTYAYFAYGGGIMPGGFQYGTPAIYPQIATAGNAGTNSGAYSAKPGSYGSGYGAGASYDALASAGPSAEYKGAGNSYTTTQTGKTGTSTGNTNTGGSSATDISATMYAKSHVALSKVNSYDKQTFHSATPPPFSLTGSQNAGLPGAYGTPHLFIPTMPHQLHQPLHQDGGSSAGQRSNTSSQNKAQAKPGYSPSYWTGSN
- the LOC100649929 gene encoding protein lingerer isoform X2, producing MSSSNKSVSSGGRGTNKNKSSQQHGKSDHHQTKSSDSIKHEKTQPNTVQMRHAQIIDTRMGSGEDPVLKERIKQVMDMTRRSEDEVVMALHDSDGDLDRAVNDLLEGVKTEWEVKKKKPRQPSGSKQNMDTSGGQDEGGDWDERRNQRGGGPPRMRGRANHDNRGWRGRENKENERNMEDGIRDGSYSGNRRGRGGPGRPGRGGRGGGRGLGPRTFANRNDPSSTSSAHSFNRSIDTWTGNEEQQQAAQEPKMDAWNNLDSAEDWENEEYTGSLADTKVFTPSTSAAEPTPSTEEAKTQDLQPVQSNQTVNLSLLQQEELPKLSEIQPIQQQTLIQQTQQQQPVLSLPTMQLSQQPNAISGGVLTAAQTQYLTQLTQQTSENLKSAGQSTFSSSISSQPQRQTKQRPRVPPPSKIPSSAVEMPGDAVNSGIGFLDVQFGALEFGSDSSSLDGSANEKYNSANNTIAGVDVSSTTNAVNTANTNNSLDIETTQPSSTTPFNTTSQMLSNSDNLPVSSEHSINAQTFTARGSSSGQNLDITKQDFTSQVSPGNAPPYGTTTTYQSQKSSFQAPTATPSTYNAYSTNAQSAQSSFQTASGTSANSYSATATVSQASYNSSSSFPQSNTSTFSQASPSASSSATSGYNQPTTTNQVYQSATGYVPTTTSQYQAQSVATNTVSNSSTGYQTSGYQGSSSFQTTPQAYQPSVTTFTSPITQTSGAYQSAAQSVYANAYGTYASQQQTASHNHKLNSNTTKDSQYDSNTTTSNSSLATTTAPTLGLSSASVNSSQTKVTNSNAVPKSTSSGVVTGSSGTGNMTGGGAAGSMTPMLSHQYIMGQGVPYAFQQPMYSYEELQLMQQRIPHMPTTGYYDAALGYQTTGPATSLGGGRGDALSGVQGVQGVQGVQGAYTSISDARFARNDSNASPVPSTMSQQTATQHQQPMMNPTLPPTYAYFAYGGGIMPGGFQYGTPAIYPIATAGNAGTNSGAYSAKPGSYGSGYGAGASYDALASAGPSAEYKGAGNSYTTTQTGKTGTSTGNTNTGGSSATDISATMYAKSHVALSKVNSYDKQTFHSATPPPFSLTGSQNAGLPGAYGTPHLFIPTMPHQLHQPLHQDGGSSAGQRSNTSSQNKAQAKPGYSPSYWTGSN
- the LOC100649929 gene encoding protein lingerer isoform X5 translates to MSSSNKSVSSGGRGTNKNKSSQQHGKSDHHQTKSSDSIKHEKTQPNTVQMRHAQIIDTRMGSGEDPVLKERIKQVMDMTRRSEDEVVMALHDSDGDLDRAVNDLLEGVKTEWEVKKKKPRQPSGSKQNMDTSGGQDEGGDWDERRNQRGGGPPRMRGRANHDNRGWRGRENKENERNMEDGIRDGSYSGNRRGRGGPGRPGRGGRGGGRGLGPRTFANRNDPSSTSSAHSFNRSIDTWTGNEEQQQAAQEPKMDAWNNLDSAEDWENEEYTGSLADTKVFTPSTSAAEPTPSTEEAKTQDLQPVQSNQTVNLSLLQQEELPKLSEIQPIQQQTLIQQTQQQQPVLSLPTMQLSQQPNAISGGVLTAAQTQYLTQLTQQTSENLKSAGQSTFSSSISSQPQRQTKQRPRVPPPSKIPSSAVEMPGDAVNSGIGFLDVQFGALEFGSDSSSLDGSANEKYNSANNTIAGVDVSSTTNAVNTANTNNSLDIETTQPSSTTPFNTTSQMLSNSDNLPVSSEHSINAQTFTARGSSSGQNLDITKQDFTSQVSPGNAPPYGTTTTYQSQKSSFQAPTATPSTYNAYSTNAQSAQSSFQTASGTSANSYSATATVSQASYNSSSSFPQSNTSTFSQASPSASSSATSGYNQPTTTNQVYQSATGYVPTTTSQYQAQSVATNTVSNSSTGYQTSGYQGSSSFQTTPQAYQPSVTTFTSPITQTSGAYQSAAQSVYANAYGTYASQQQTASHNHKLNSNTTKDSQYDSNTTTSNSSLATTTAPTLGLSSASVNSSQTKVTNSNAVPKSTSSGVVTGSSGTGNMTGGGAAGSMTPMLSHQYIMGQGVPYAFQQPMYSYEELQLMQQRIPHMTTGPATSLGGGRGDALSGVQGVQGVQGVQGAYTSISDARFARNDSNASPVPSTMSQQTATQHQQPMMNPTLPPTYAYFAYGGGIMPGGFQYGTPAIYPQIATAGNAGTNSGAYSAKPGSYGSGYGAGASYDALASAGPSAEYKGAGNSYTTTQTGKTGTSTGNTNTGGSSATDISATMYAKSHVALSKVNSYDKQTFHSATPPPFSLTGSQNAGLPGAYGTPHLFIPTMPHQLHQPLHQDGGSSAGQRSNTSSQNKAQAKPGYSPSYWTGSN
- the LOC100649929 gene encoding protein lingerer isoform X1, producing the protein MSSSNKSVSSGGRGTNKNKSSQQHGKSDHHQTKSSDSIKHEKTQPNTVQMRHAQIIDTRMGSGEDPVLKERIKQVMDMTRRSEDEVVMALHDSDGDLDRAVNDLLEGVKTEWEVKKKKPRQPSGSKQNMDTSGGQDEGGDWDERRNQRGGGPPRMRGRANHDNRGWRGRENKENERNMEDGIRDGSYSGNRRGRGGPGRPGRGGRGGGRGLGPRTFANRNDPSSTSSAHSFNRSIDTWTGNEEQQQAAQEPKMDAWNNLDSAEDWENEEYTGSLADTKVFTPSTSAAEPTPSTEEAKTQDLQPVQSNQTVNLSLLQQEELPKLSEIQPIQQQTLIQQTQQQQPVLSLPTMQLSQQPNAISGGVLTAAQTQYLTQLTQQTSENLKSAGQSTFSSSISSQPQRQTKQRPRVPPPSKIPSSAVEMPGDAVNSGIGFLDVQFGALEFGSDSSSLDGSANEKYNSANNTIAGVDVSSTTNAVNTANTNNSLDIETTQPSSTTPFNTTSQMLSNSDNLPVSSEHSINAQTFTARGSSSGQNLDITKQDFTSQVSPGNAPPYGTTTTYQSQKSSFQAPTATPSTYNAYSTNAQSAQSSFQTASGTSANSYSATATVSQASYNSSSSFPQSNTSTFSQASPSASSSATSGYNQPTTTNQVYQSATGYVPTTTSQYQAQSVATNTVSNSSTGYQTSGYQGSSSFQTTPQAYQPSVTTFTSPITQTSGAYQSAAQSVYANAYGTYASQQQTASHNHKLNSNTTKDSQYDSNTTTSNSSLATTTAPTLGLSSASVNSSQTKVTNSNAVPKSTSSGVVTGSSGTGNMTGGGAAGSMTPMLSHQYIMGQGVPYAFQQPMYSYEELQLMQQRIPHMPTTGYYDAALGYQTTGPATSLGGGRGDALSGVQGVQGVQGVQGAYTSISDARFARNDSNASPVPSTMSQQTATQHQQPMMNPTLPPTYAYFAYGGGIMPGGFQYGTPAIYPQIATAGNAGTNSGAYSAKPGSYGSGYGAGASYDALASAGPSAEYKGAGNSYTTTQTGKTGTSTGNTNTGGSSATDISATMYAKSHVALSKVNSYDKQTFHSATPPPFSLTGSQNAGLPGAYGTPHLFIPTMPHQLHQPLHQDGGSSAGQRSNTSSQNKAQAKPGYSPSYWTGSN